From Fundulus heteroclitus isolate FHET01 chromosome 14, MU-UCD_Fhet_4.1, whole genome shotgun sequence, the proteins below share one genomic window:
- the cnpy4 gene encoding protein canopy 4 isoform X1 encodes MKALLLAVLCVCGLAAGTEEDERLPNKCEVCKFLTTELQEALEKTGRSKEVLEVGEVLDTGRRRRKIKYNTSETRLTEAVDNICERILQYNVHAERPGSLRYAKGSSQTMTTLKNLVNKGVKVDLGMPYELWDEPSAEVTNMKKQCETMLEQYEEVVEDWYFHHQDQRLERFLCENHILKTSEQTDCLKEMWKGDTGNKGGAEAADEEQRTTHDAGEL; translated from the exons ATGAAAGCGTTGCTTCTGGCTGTGCTCTGTGTCTGCGGCTTAGCTGCGGGGACCGAGGAGGACGAGAGGCTGCCTAATAAATGCGAAG TGTGTAAGTTTCTGACGACGGAGTTGCAGGAGGCGCTGGAGAAGACCGGCCGCTCCAAAGAGGTCCTGGAGGTTGGAGAGGTGCTGGACacaggcaggaggaggaggaagattaAATACAACACCTC agaaaCTCGGCTGACTGAGGCGGTGGACAACATCTGTGAGCGCATCCTGCAGTATAACGTCCACGCCGAGAGGCCAGGCAGCCTCAGATATGCCAAG GGTTCCAGTCAGACCATGACGACTCTGAAGAATCTGGTCAACAAAGGAGTGAAAGTAGACCTGGGCATGCCGTATGAGCTCTGGGACGAACCGTCTGCGGAGGTGACAAATATGAAGAAACAG TGCGAGACCATGCTGGAGCAGTACGAGGAGGTTGTGGAGGACTGGTACTTCCACCATCAGGACCAGAGGCTGGAGCGCTTCCTCTGTGAGAACCACATCCTGAAGACGTCAGAGCAAA CAGACTGTCTGAAGGAGATGTGGAAAGGCGACACGGGCAACAAAGGAGGAGCTGAGGCAGCCGACGAAGAGCAGCGGACGACACATGACGCTGGAGAACTTTGA
- the cnpy4 gene encoding protein canopy 4 isoform X2, giving the protein MKALLLAVLCVCGLAAGTEEDERLPNKCEVCKFLTTELQEALEKTGRSKEVLEVGEVLDTGRRRRKIKYNTSETRLTEAVDNICERILQYNVHAERPGSLRYAKGSSQTMTTLKNLVNKGVKVDLGMPYELWDEPSAEVTNMKKQCETMLEQYEEVVEDWYFHHQDQRLERFLCENHILKTSEQNCLKEMWKGDTGNKGGAEAADEEQRTTHDAGEL; this is encoded by the exons ATGAAAGCGTTGCTTCTGGCTGTGCTCTGTGTCTGCGGCTTAGCTGCGGGGACCGAGGAGGACGAGAGGCTGCCTAATAAATGCGAAG TGTGTAAGTTTCTGACGACGGAGTTGCAGGAGGCGCTGGAGAAGACCGGCCGCTCCAAAGAGGTCCTGGAGGTTGGAGAGGTGCTGGACacaggcaggaggaggaggaagattaAATACAACACCTC agaaaCTCGGCTGACTGAGGCGGTGGACAACATCTGTGAGCGCATCCTGCAGTATAACGTCCACGCCGAGAGGCCAGGCAGCCTCAGATATGCCAAG GGTTCCAGTCAGACCATGACGACTCTGAAGAATCTGGTCAACAAAGGAGTGAAAGTAGACCTGGGCATGCCGTATGAGCTCTGGGACGAACCGTCTGCGGAGGTGACAAATATGAAGAAACAG TGCGAGACCATGCTGGAGCAGTACGAGGAGGTTGTGGAGGACTGGTACTTCCACCATCAGGACCAGAGGCTGGAGCGCTTCCTCTGTGAGAACCACATCCTGAAGACGTCAGAGCAAA ACTGTCTGAAGGAGATGTGGAAAGGCGACACGGGCAACAAAGGAGGAGCTGAGGCAGCCGACGAAGAGCAGCGGACGACACATGACGCTGGAGAACTTTGA
- the LOC105934677 gene encoding zona pellucida sperm-binding protein 3-like, which produces MPRFSVCFMLSLCLLRARSYTYQSKPLFLTYSELAALEAAPQSEAPAASEDHQALVVSCQEDSMEIVMRPHLLHPDPPVELVGLRLGPPGSGGDGCTARRSEDGAFIIRAPLAECGSRVTLTDSAVLYSNTLVLFFPGSSPGEAVQVDGAAVPLLCRYKRRYLVSSGALRPTWASLVSDLSAHLSFDFYLRLMTDDWSSERHLPVYFMSEKVNIQASIGHHHHHPPLRLYAGSCVATLTPDVDSHPRYPFIDRQGCFTDSQLRGSSSSFLPRVRDDLLHIQLEPFLFHQDRRHSIYITCYLEVVPVSKKHPEKKACFFAAGRWRSADGDDRVCESCDGAGEAAGSRSADFIHERVQRSNLEHRLNGRCTGKQLWVQSHFFQSKSET; this is translated from the exons ATGCCTCgtttttctgtttgcttcaTGCTTTCGTTGTGTTTACTGCGAGCTCGGAGCTACACGTATCAAAGCAAGCCGCTGTTTCTGACTTACTCTGAGCTGGCTGCTTTGGAGGCCGCCCCCCAGTCGGAGGCCCCTGCAGCGAGCGAAGACCACCAGGCCCTGGTGGTGAGCTGTCAGGAGGACAGCATGGAGATCGTGATGAGACCTCACCTGTTGCACCCCGACCCCCCTGTGGAGCTAGTCGGGCTCAGACTCGGGCCACCTGGCTCCGGGGGGGATGGCTGCACGGCCAGGCGCTCAGAAGATGGAGCGTTCATCATCAGGGCTCCTCTGGCTGAGTGTGGGAGCAGAGTGACG ttgactGACAGTGCAGTGCTGTACAGCAACACGCTGGTGCTGTTCTTCCCCGGATCATCGCCTGGTGAGGCGGTCCAGGTGGACGGAGCTGCTGTTCCTCTGCTGTGTCGATACAAAAG GAGGTACTTGGTGAGCAGCGGAGCCCTGAGGCCCACCTGGGCGTCCCTCGTCTCCGATCTCTCGGCTCATCTCAGCTTCGATTTCTACCTCCGTCTGATGACTG ACGACTGGAGCAGCGAGAGACACTTACCTGTTTACTTCATGAGTGAGAAAGTGAACATCCAAGCCTCAATAggccaccatcatcatcaccctCCCCTTCGTCTCTACGCCGGCAGCTGTGTGGCCACCCTGACTCCTGATGTGGACTCTCACCCCAGATACCCCTTCATAGACCGCCAGGG ATGTTTCACAGACTCCCAGCTGAGGGGCTCCAGCTCTAGCTTCCTGCCCCGGGTCCGTGACGACCTCCTCCACATTCAGCTGGAGCCTTTCCTCTTCCATCAGGACCGCAGACATTCA ATTTACATCACTTGCTACCTGGAAGTTGTCCCCGTCTCTAAGAAGCACCCAGAGAAAAAAGCCTGCTTTTTTGCAGCTGGAAG GTGGAGGTCAGCAGATGGGGACGACCGTGTGTGCGAGAGCTGCGACGGAGCCGGAGAGGCGGCTGGAAGCCGCAGTGCAGACTTCATCCACGAGAGGGTGCAAAGGAGTAACCTGGAGCACCGACTAAATGGT CGCTGCACAGGAAAACAACTTTGGGTCCAATCACATTTCTTCCAGAGCAAGAGTGAGACTTGA